The Brevibacillus brevis genome contains a region encoding:
- a CDS encoding Glu/Leu/Phe/Val family dehydrogenase, with the protein MLHTVEKENLNPYEIVQKQIDAAAALLGLRSDAVEILKRPKRVLAVSFPVKMDDGSVRVFEGYRSQHNDAVGPTKGGIRFHPDVTMDEVKALSMWMSFKCGVVGLPYGGGKGGVICDPHEFSKSELERVSRGFMKAIADIVGPETDIPAPDVYTTPQIMGWMMDTYSRLKGTYSPGVITGKPLSVGGSKGRNEATARGCVFTILEALKDSGRKPEQTTVAIQGFGNAGRIAARLLTELGFKIVAVSDSRGGIYDAAGLDIEKVGQLKDNATILEYVGGTVISNEQLLKLEVDILIPAALENVITAANAHSIQAKWIAEAANGPTTPDADAILREKGIIVIPDILANAGGVTVSYFEWVQNLMNYYWSEQEVNEKLQTTMINAYRAVKELSDQYKVDLRTGAYMISLLRITEAMEARGWI; encoded by the coding sequence ATGCTACATACTGTAGAGAAAGAAAACCTGAATCCATACGAGATTGTGCAGAAACAGATTGACGCTGCAGCGGCATTGTTGGGATTGCGGAGCGATGCTGTAGAAATTTTAAAGCGACCCAAACGAGTATTGGCCGTCAGCTTTCCTGTCAAGATGGACGATGGCAGCGTGCGTGTCTTTGAAGGCTACCGATCTCAGCATAATGATGCGGTAGGACCGACCAAGGGAGGGATTCGCTTTCATCCGGATGTGACGATGGATGAAGTCAAGGCGCTCTCCATGTGGATGTCATTCAAATGTGGCGTGGTTGGTCTTCCTTATGGCGGCGGAAAAGGCGGCGTCATATGTGATCCCCACGAATTCAGCAAAAGCGAGCTGGAACGAGTCAGCCGCGGCTTCATGAAAGCCATCGCTGATATTGTCGGACCTGAGACAGACATACCTGCACCCGATGTGTATACGACCCCGCAGATCATGGGCTGGATGATGGATACGTACAGTCGATTAAAAGGCACCTATTCTCCGGGAGTCATCACGGGAAAGCCGCTCAGTGTCGGCGGTTCCAAAGGAAGAAACGAAGCAACTGCCCGCGGATGTGTCTTTACCATACTCGAGGCATTAAAAGATTCTGGACGAAAGCCGGAACAAACAACCGTGGCCATCCAAGGCTTTGGCAACGCGGGAAGAATTGCTGCCAGACTTTTGACGGAGCTGGGCTTCAAAATCGTGGCGGTCAGTGACTCACGCGGAGGCATTTATGATGCTGCTGGCTTGGACATAGAAAAGGTAGGACAGTTAAAAGACAATGCTACCATTTTGGAGTATGTAGGTGGTACGGTCATCTCTAATGAACAGCTGTTGAAGCTCGAAGTGGATATTCTAATCCCGGCCGCGTTGGAAAATGTCATCACAGCAGCGAATGCCCACAGTATTCAAGCCAAGTGGATTGCAGAAGCAGCAAACGGACCTACTACACCGGATGCTGACGCCATTTTGCGAGAAAAAGGAATTATCGTTATTCCCGATATTCTCGCCAATGCAGGCGGCGTGACGGTTTCTTATTTTGAATGGGTGCAAAACCTGATGAATTACTATTGGTCCGAGCAGGAGGTAAACGAAAAGCTGCAAACGACAATGATTAACGCCTATCGCGCCGTGAAAGAACTCTCTGATCAATACAAGGTGGACTTGCGCACGGGAGCCTATATGATCTCGCTTTTGCGAATTACCGAGGCGATGGAAGCGCGCGGCTGGATTTAA
- a CDS encoding nicotinate phosphoribosyltransferase has translation MQSFGVALHTDKYQINMMYAHWVNGTHNQKVVFEAFFRKLPFGNGYAVSAGLERIISYIKNLRFEESDLKYLSEQEENYDPKFLEELRQLRFKGSLYSVKEGTVVFPNEPLIRVEGRVMEAQLVETALLNYMNYQTLIATKASRIKNVAGNDVLMEFGTRRAQEADAALWGTRAAYLAGFDATSNMLAGKMFGIPTKGTHAHAWVQSFESEAEAFERFAKALPGQVTLLVDTYDTLKSGVPNAIKLGKQMEKEGKKLAAVRLDSGDLAYLSIKTREMLDKAGLPDVKIVASNDLDEHTIMNLKVQGARVDSWGVGTQLITAADQPTLGGVYKLVAREGADGKYQPTIKISGNPEKVTTPGIKDMYRLIDPETGKAIADYMCFPHETTVEEGAPLHLFHPSHTYLSKHLENYQAESLLVPVFVDGELVYELPTLQEIRNYHREQLKLFWPEYLRMLNPEHYRLHISEEMWETKTKLMKAYLKK, from the coding sequence ATGCAATCATTTGGTGTGGCACTACACACAGATAAATATCAAATAAACATGATGTACGCCCATTGGGTGAACGGAACACACAATCAGAAGGTCGTTTTTGAAGCATTTTTCCGCAAGCTGCCTTTTGGAAACGGATACGCTGTATCTGCCGGATTGGAACGAATTATTTCCTATATAAAAAATTTGCGCTTTGAAGAAAGCGATCTCAAGTATTTGAGTGAGCAAGAGGAGAACTACGATCCAAAGTTTTTGGAAGAGCTGCGCCAGCTTCGTTTTAAGGGCTCGCTCTACTCTGTGAAGGAAGGAACCGTGGTTTTCCCGAACGAGCCGCTGATTCGCGTAGAGGGGCGTGTCATGGAGGCACAGCTGGTTGAGACGGCCCTGTTGAACTACATGAACTACCAGACGCTGATTGCGACCAAAGCTTCGCGGATTAAAAACGTAGCAGGCAATGATGTTCTCATGGAATTCGGAACAAGAAGGGCGCAGGAGGCAGATGCTGCGCTGTGGGGGACGCGGGCAGCTTATTTGGCAGGCTTCGATGCGACCTCGAACATGCTGGCAGGGAAAATGTTTGGTATTCCGACCAAAGGCACGCACGCCCACGCTTGGGTACAGAGCTTCGAGAGCGAAGCGGAGGCTTTTGAGCGGTTTGCAAAAGCACTCCCAGGGCAGGTCACTCTGTTGGTAGACACCTACGATACGCTGAAAAGCGGCGTGCCGAATGCGATTAAGCTAGGAAAGCAAATGGAGAAGGAAGGCAAGAAGCTGGCTGCCGTCAGACTGGACAGTGGCGACTTGGCCTATTTGTCCATCAAAACGCGTGAAATGCTTGATAAGGCCGGGCTGCCCGACGTGAAAATTGTTGCATCCAACGATCTCGATGAGCACACGATTATGAACCTGAAAGTACAGGGAGCACGCGTGGACAGCTGGGGAGTAGGAACGCAGCTCATCACGGCAGCGGATCAGCCGACGCTCGGTGGCGTATACAAGCTGGTAGCGCGCGAAGGCGCCGACGGAAAATATCAGCCGACCATCAAAATCTCCGGGAATCCCGAAAAAGTCACGACGCCGGGCATCAAAGACATGTACCGATTGATTGATCCGGAAACAGGCAAAGCGATTGCTGACTACATGTGCTTCCCGCATGAGACAACAGTCGAAGAGGGAGCACCTCTCCATTTGTTCCATCCGAGCCATACGTATTTGAGCAAGCATTTGGAGAACTACCAGGCAGAGTCGCTGCTCGTTCCGGTTTTTGTGGATGGGGAACTGGTTTATGAATTGCCGACTCTCCAAGAGATTCGCAACTACCATCGTGAACAACTCAAGCTGTTCTGGCCTGAATACTTGCGCATGCTGAATCCGGAGCATTACCGTCTGCACATCAGCGAAGAGATGTGGGAGACAAAAACGAAGCTGATGAAGGCGTATTTGAAAAAATAA
- a CDS encoding MOSC domain-containing protein, with amino-acid sequence MNRKIVTISKGLPKSNMYNGKEYLSGIWKEEAGELVVRSEKIDDDDIANPEYHGGPDRVVCAYPFEHYAHWEKLFGQPLTNAAFGENLTLAGMTEEQVCIGDVYQFGDTILQVTQGRYPCATINKRNNNNQLLKAVVEMGYTGYFFRVLQEGTIKPDSKITLVTAHPKQVTVASIHHLYFHDKSPSQETIQRMLEVEELAQPWRKKLLEKLEKQQQ; translated from the coding sequence TTGAACAGAAAAATCGTTACGATTAGTAAAGGATTGCCTAAAAGTAATATGTACAACGGCAAAGAATATCTCTCCGGCATTTGGAAGGAGGAAGCAGGCGAGCTCGTTGTCCGTTCCGAGAAAATTGATGACGACGATATTGCGAATCCAGAGTACCACGGCGGCCCAGACCGCGTCGTCTGTGCGTATCCTTTTGAACATTATGCCCATTGGGAGAAGTTATTCGGCCAACCTCTGACCAATGCAGCATTCGGAGAAAATCTCACGCTCGCTGGCATGACCGAAGAGCAGGTCTGCATCGGGGATGTGTATCAATTCGGTGATACCATCCTGCAAGTGACCCAGGGCAGATATCCTTGCGCGACCATCAACAAGCGCAACAACAATAACCAGCTGCTCAAAGCGGTGGTGGAAATGGGCTATACGGGCTATTTCTTCCGTGTCTTGCAGGAAGGGACGATTAAGCCAGACTCGAAGATTACCCTCGTCACTGCGCATCCAAAACAAGTAACGGTAGCGTCAATTCACCACTTATACTTCCACGACAAGTCACCATCCCAAGAGACGATACAGCGTATGCTCGAGGTAGAGGAATTGGCCCAGCCTTGGCGAAAAAAACTACTGGAAAAACTGGAAAAGCAGCAGCAATAG
- the rluF gene encoding 23S rRNA pseudouridine(2604) synthase RluF has product MRINKFISETGICSRREADKLIEAKRVTINGQLAELGSTAAPGDDVRIDGQPLGAKKKDVYIALNKPVGITCTTELHIKGNIIDFVNHPERIFPIGRLDKDSQGLILLTNDGDIVNKILRAENNHDKEYIVTVDKPITANFLHGMANGVRILGTTTKPCKVTRVSDRVFNIVLTQGLNRQIRRMCQAFGYQVRKLERVRIMNITLGNLKLGQWRNLTAKELTDLNKSL; this is encoded by the coding sequence ATGAGAATTAATAAGTTCATCAGTGAAACCGGCATTTGCTCGCGAAGAGAAGCCGATAAATTAATCGAGGCCAAGCGCGTGACGATCAATGGTCAACTCGCGGAATTGGGAAGTACGGCTGCGCCAGGAGATGATGTGCGCATCGATGGACAGCCGCTCGGCGCCAAAAAGAAAGATGTCTACATCGCCTTGAACAAGCCTGTCGGAATTACGTGTACAACTGAACTGCACATCAAAGGCAACATCATCGATTTCGTGAATCACCCGGAGCGGATTTTTCCTATCGGGCGTCTGGATAAGGATTCGCAAGGCCTCATCCTGTTGACAAATGACGGGGATATCGTAAACAAAATTTTGCGTGCCGAGAACAATCATGACAAAGAGTACATCGTCACGGTAGATAAGCCCATCACGGCGAATTTCTTGCACGGAATGGCAAACGGCGTACGTATTCTCGGAACGACCACAAAGCCTTGCAAAGTAACCAGAGTCAGCGACCGTGTCTTCAATATCGTGCTGACGCAAGGACTGAATCGGCAAATCAGACGGATGTGTCAGGCTTTTGGTTATCAGGTGCGAAAGCTTGAACGGGTACGCATCATGAACATCACACTAGGGAATTTGAAATTGGGGCAATGGCGCAATCTGACAGCCAAGGAATTGACTGATCTGAATAAAAGCTTGTGA